One window of Xanthomonas sp. 10-10 genomic DNA carries:
- a CDS encoding efflux RND transporter permease subunit — protein sequence MKLSDLSITRPVMAVVMSLLLIVLGVMSFTRLTLRELPAIDPPIVSVDVEYTGASAAVVESRITQVLEDALAGIEGIETIEARSRNGSSDISIEFVQSRDVEAAANDVRDAVSRVSDRMPDQARPPEISKVEADADPILWLNMSSSTMDTLQLSDYAERYVVDRFSSLDGVAQVRIGGRQRYAMRIWLDRDQLAARELTVADVEAALQNENVELPAGSIESAQRDFTLRVERSYLKPEDFAKLPLSKGEGGYVVRLGDVAKVELTSAERRAYFQSNGVPNVGLGIVRNSTANALDVAREARAQAEEVQKSLPQGTNIFVAFDTTTFIDAAVERVYHTLIEAVVLVLVVIWVFLGSARAALIPAVTVPVCLIAAFIALYAFDFSINLLTLLALVLCIGLVVDDAIVVVENIQRRIDLGEPPLVAAKRGTGQVAFAVIATTAVLVAVFLPVGFLEGNTGRLFRELAVALAAAVAISAFVALTLTPMMSSKLLRSHSQAKPNRFHRWFDGRMQAVSGAYGRSLERHVHRTWIFALLMLLALGASAWLMGRIPSELAPAEDRGNFQIMIDGPEGAGFDYTVGQMHQVEDILRPYVGQDKPIVRANPRVPGGFGSSEEMHTGRVSVFLQDWEKRSRPTTEVADELQQKLNVLSGVRARTQVSGGLVRSRGQPFQLVLGGPDYAEIAQWRDRILQRMEANPGLVGPDSDYKETRPQMRVNIDRLRAADLGVPVTAIGGALEAMMGSRRVTTFVDNGEEYDVMLQAGREGRMAPEDLTAIRVRSTRGELIPLSNLVSLSEVAEAGTLNRFNRLRAITITAGLAPGYPLGDAIAWAQQTAQEELPEYAQLDWKGESREYQQSGSAVLLTFGMALLVVYLVLAAQFESFAHPLVIMLTVPLAVLGALVGLWVTGGTLNLFSQIGIVMLVGLAAKNGILIVEFANQLRDEGRSVHQSIVESASVRLRPILMTSIATVVGAIPLVVAGGPGSASRATIGVVVIFGVSLSTLLSLYVVPAFYSLIAPFTKSPEAVARELETLEAQTPSVGGHA from the coding sequence ACACCGGCGCGTCGGCCGCGGTGGTGGAAAGCCGCATCACCCAGGTGCTGGAAGATGCGCTGGCCGGCATCGAAGGTATCGAGACCATCGAGGCGCGCAGCCGTAACGGTTCGTCGGACATCAGCATCGAGTTCGTGCAGTCGCGCGATGTGGAAGCGGCCGCCAACGACGTGCGCGATGCGGTCAGCCGCGTCTCCGACCGCATGCCGGACCAGGCGCGCCCGCCGGAGATTTCCAAGGTCGAAGCCGACGCCGACCCCATCCTGTGGCTCAACATGAGCTCCAGCACGATGGACACGCTGCAGCTGTCCGACTACGCCGAGCGCTACGTGGTGGATCGCTTCTCCAGCCTGGACGGCGTGGCGCAGGTGCGTATCGGCGGGCGCCAGCGCTATGCGATGCGCATCTGGCTGGACCGCGATCAACTGGCCGCGCGCGAGCTCACCGTGGCCGATGTGGAAGCGGCGCTGCAGAACGAGAACGTGGAGTTGCCGGCCGGCAGCATCGAATCGGCGCAGCGCGACTTCACCCTGCGTGTGGAGCGCAGCTACCTCAAGCCGGAAGACTTCGCCAAGTTGCCGTTGAGCAAGGGCGAGGGCGGCTATGTGGTGCGGTTGGGCGATGTGGCCAAGGTGGAGCTCACCTCGGCCGAGCGGCGCGCGTATTTCCAGAGCAACGGCGTGCCCAACGTGGGCCTGGGCATCGTGCGCAACTCCACCGCCAATGCGCTGGACGTTGCACGCGAGGCGCGCGCGCAGGCCGAGGAAGTGCAGAAGTCGCTACCGCAGGGCACCAACATCTTCGTCGCCTTCGACACCACCACCTTCATCGATGCGGCGGTGGAGCGCGTGTACCACACGCTGATCGAAGCGGTGGTGCTGGTGCTGGTGGTGATCTGGGTGTTTCTGGGCAGCGCACGCGCTGCGCTGATTCCTGCAGTGACGGTGCCGGTGTGTCTGATCGCCGCATTCATCGCGCTGTACGCATTCGATTTTTCGATCAATCTGCTGACCTTGCTGGCGCTGGTGCTGTGTATCGGCCTGGTGGTGGACGATGCCATCGTGGTGGTGGAAAACATCCAGCGCCGCATCGATCTGGGCGAGCCGCCGCTGGTGGCTGCCAAGCGCGGTACCGGCCAGGTGGCCTTCGCGGTGATCGCGACCACGGCCGTCTTGGTGGCGGTGTTTTTGCCGGTGGGGTTTCTGGAAGGCAATACCGGGCGTTTGTTCCGCGAGTTGGCGGTGGCACTGGCCGCGGCGGTGGCGATATCGGCATTCGTGGCGCTGACGCTGACGCCGATGATGTCGTCCAAGCTGCTGCGCTCGCACAGCCAGGCCAAACCCAATCGCTTCCATCGGTGGTTTGACGGGCGCATGCAGGCGGTGTCCGGCGCGTACGGGCGCTCGCTGGAGCGTCACGTGCACCGCACCTGGATCTTCGCGCTGCTCATGCTGCTGGCCTTGGGCGCCAGCGCCTGGTTGATGGGCCGCATTCCCTCCGAACTGGCGCCGGCGGAAGATCGCGGCAATTTCCAGATCATGATCGACGGGCCCGAAGGCGCCGGCTTCGATTACACCGTCGGGCAGATGCATCAGGTCGAAGACATCCTGCGCCCGTACGTGGGGCAGGACAAACCGATCGTGCGTGCCAATCCGCGCGTGCCCGGTGGCTTTGGCAGCAGCGAGGAAATGCACACCGGCCGGGTCAGTGTGTTTTTGCAGGATTGGGAAAAGCGCTCCCGACCGACCACCGAAGTGGCCGACGAACTGCAGCAGAAACTCAACGTGCTCAGCGGCGTGCGTGCGCGCACGCAGGTGAGCGGCGGGCTGGTGCGTAGCCGCGGCCAACCGTTCCAGCTGGTGCTCGGTGGCCCGGACTATGCCGAGATCGCGCAGTGGCGCGACCGCATCCTGCAGCGCATGGAAGCCAATCCCGGCCTGGTCGGCCCGGATTCGGATTACAAGGAAACCCGGCCGCAGATGCGCGTCAACATCGACCGCCTGCGCGCGGCCGATCTGGGGGTGCCGGTGACCGCCATCGGTGGCGCGCTGGAAGCGATGATGGGCTCGCGCCGCGTCACCACGTTCGTGGACAACGGCGAGGAATACGACGTGATGCTGCAGGCCGGGCGCGAAGGCCGCATGGCGCCGGAAGACCTCACTGCCATCCGCGTGCGCTCCACGCGTGGCGAGTTGATTCCGCTGTCCAATCTGGTGAGCTTGAGCGAAGTGGCCGAAGCCGGCACCTTGAACCGCTTCAATCGCCTGCGCGCGATCACCATCACCGCCGGCCTGGCGCCGGGCTACCCGTTGGGCGATGCCATCGCCTGGGCGCAGCAGACCGCGCAGGAAGAATTGCCCGAATACGCGCAGCTGGACTGGAAGGGCGAATCGCGCGAATACCAGCAATCCGGCAGCGCGGTGCTGCTGACCTTCGGCATGGCCTTGCTGGTGGTGTACCTGGTGCTGGCCGCGCAGTTCGAAAGCTTCGCCCATCCGCTGGTGATCATGCTCACCGTGCCGCTGGCGGTGCTGGGTGCGCTGGTCGGTCTCTGGGTCACCGGCGGCACGCTCAACCTGTTCAGTCAGATCGGCATCGTGATGCTGGTGGGACTGGCGGCCAAGAACGGCATCCTGATCGTGGAGTTCGCCAATCAGTTGCGCGACGAAGGCCGCAGCGTGCACCAGTCCATCGTCGAATCGGCATCGGTGCGTTTGCGCCCGATCCTGATGACCTCGATCGCCACGGTGGTCGGTGCGATTCCGCTGGTGGTGGCCGGCGGGCCCGGCTCGGCCAGTCGCGCCACCATCGGTGTGGTGGTGATCTTCGGCGTGTCGCTGTCCACGCTGTTGTCGCTGTACGTGGTGCCGGCGTTCTACAGCCTGATCGCGCCTTTCACCAAGTCGCCCGAAGCGGTGGCGCGCGAGCTGGAAACCCTGGAGGCGCAGACGCCTTCGGTAGGTGGTCACGCCTGA